DNA sequence from the candidate division TA06 bacterium genome:
TGAAAGGTGAACCTCACTCAGAGCTCCCAGGATCTCCGGCTCAGTTTCCTTTACACCCAATTCTGAAGCCAAATCCAGAGCCTCGTTCAGATGTTGGAGTGCTTTCTTGTGCTTGCCCGAAAGGTGATAATCGGTACCGAGGCTGGTCAGGACTGCTGTCCTCTCGGCCTTCATCCCCATCTCCTCCATAAGGGAGAGAGATTCCTTGTGGTATTCCATCGCCTTTCGGATATTGCAGAGACGTTGATGGAGAGTGCCCATTTCGAGCAAGCCAAACGCTTCGCCCCATTTGTCTCCGATCTCTCTCTGGATATTCAAAGCTTCCTCATAGCATTTCAGTGC
Encoded proteins:
- a CDS encoding tetratricopeptide repeat protein, whose amino-acid sequence is ALKCYEEALNIQREIGDKWGEAFGLLEMGTLHQRLCNIRKAMEYHKESLSLMEEMGMKAERTAVLTSLGTDYHLSGKHKKALQHLNEALDLASELGVKETEPEILGALSEVHLSKGNSLKAQGLCEQLLGIAEKEGLKRHLATAKKIKGEILLAEAVSSQLSG